Proteins encoded in a region of the Drosophila gunungcola strain Sukarami chromosome 3L unlocalized genomic scaffold, Dgunungcola_SK_2 000005F, whole genome shotgun sequence genome:
- the LOC128259187 gene encoding ensconsin isoform X16, with protein sequence MASLGGQHENISNNPEVENTSKRSESREGSAERKDREEKLKYARDRQNEERHRKIEELRAQAEAAQRYREQKEEERRRRIEEIRVRDTEKRHQVEERKKAIFEAEKERREYILKKNQERESRIEVKRRDRNSIGFAFGSSTPRLLDVPADYGLVSPSAFWGQRRSTSISNVAGASLSRRSSERELADSGAKKRASSSTDRQDGSRSGNATPGGHFNSSRPGSAMSTSTNMSTSGLVPRRPATAPRKPRPASIAGTGMSLEEINKLKRDQKPPVKTTAASPSAQTTPKRTANLMSTSLIVTSSSSRLSSAEKKTPSKREPPVPKAASASKALPSRTASSERISRLSKEPKTKDNSAMTRSMIVTSSSSTTTTTKAAPAPAPAPAPVPVSAPAPEQNGMAKEVLLEKTAAEEPVPEAAPVPIEAPVAVPSVSKAEKEALNSEKTEEVVRQVEEEQTLLVEPVPEALIASINVEEKSDEGTEKETAKAQEQAAPKKPSRSKENSEVRELTPPEGADLMTASMMAKKITTEEEAKAALAERRRLAREEAERQAELERQRLEAERLAEIKAQEEEAERQRLFEEESTRLAEEQRRGEEERLRKAIEEAQQREEEEKRKREDEEKQRVEREEAEKKAKEEAEKQRVEVAERLKREEKEREERRKRVEAIMLRTRKGGAATTPSKDANDKAAPAASAPENNSSSNSSVSGSSNNSAEGSPSTADSTPAPTATETETVQEPPNSQAMYEQSVLDKENSLINSFSTMIIDENAKNLQQVSNGKLLVDFEGTNTVPAVANGNGHIENVNNKNDINLLQDAVGPVATQLIDLSIESQDLHLNNNNSLLTSTAATTTLVTADSHENKDISLL encoded by the exons ATGGCGAGTCTTGGGGGTCAACACGAAAATATTTCGAATAATCCAGAAG TGGAAAACACATCCAAGCGATCCGAAAGTCGCGAGGGCAGTGCCGAGCGAAAAG ACCGCGAGGAGAAGCTGAAATATGCCCGCGATCGACAAAATGAGGAGCGGCACCGAAAGATCGAGGAGCTGCGCGCCCAAGCGGAGGCCGCCCAGCGGTATCGCGAACAAAAGGAGGAGGAGCGCCGACGGCGGATCGAGGAGATCCGCGTCCGGGACACAGAGAAGCGCCACCAGGTGGAGGAGCGCAAAAAGGCCATCTTCGAGGCCGAAAAGGAGCGTCGCGAGTATATTCTCAAAAAGAATCAG GAACGCGAATCCCGGATAGAAGTCAAAAGGCGGGACAGAAACTCAATCGGCTTCGCTTTTGGCTCCTCGACTCCCCGCCTGCTGGATGTGCCCGCGGATTATGGTCTGGTATCGCCCAGTGCCTTTTGGGGTCAGCGGAG ATCCACATCTATATCGAACGTAGCGGGCGCCTCGCTCTCACGTCGAAGTTCAGAGCGTGAACTTGCCGACAGTGGTGCTAAGAAGCGTGCCTCCTCCTCGACGGACAGACAAGATG GCTCGCGATCGGGAAATGCCACGCCCGGCGGACACTTCAATAGCTCAAGGCCCGGCAGCGCCATGTCCACATCGACGAACATGTCCACATCCGGGCTGGTGCCCAGGCGACCGGCCACGGCGCCCCGGAAACCGAGGCCCGCCAGCATCGCCGGAACGGGCATGTCACTCGAGG AGATCAACAAACTGAAGAGGGATCAAAAGCCGCCCGTGAAGACGACAGCCGCCTCGCCATCCGCACAAACGACACCCAAACGAACTGCAAACCTGATGTCCACCTCCCTGATCGTGACCTCCAGCTCATCGCGGCTGAGCAGTGCCGAGAAGAAGACGCCTTCAAAGCGG GAACCTCCGGTGCCCAAGGCGGCATCCGCTTCCAAGGCTCTGCCAAGTCGCACGGCCAGTTCGGAGCGCATCAGCCGGCTCAGCAAGGAGCCGAAAACCAAGGACAACTCTGCGATGACCAGGTCCATGATTGTCACCAGCAGCAGTTCCACCACAACCACCACAAAAGCGGCTCCTGCACCTGCACCTGCACCGGCACCCGTACCCGTTTCCGCCCCTGCTCCCGAGCAGAATGGCATGGCCAAGGAGGTGCTGCTTGAGAAGACGGCCGCAGAGGAGCCAGTTCCTGAGGCAGCACCAGTTCCTATCGAGGCTCCCGTTGCCGTTCCTTCGGTAAGCAAGGCCGAGAAGGAGGCTCTGAACTCGGAGAAAACGGAAGAAGTGGTGCGCcaggtggaggaggagcaaACTTTATTAGTGGAACCCGTGCCGGAGGCTCTGATAGCCTCAATTAATGTAGAGGAAAAGTCGGACGAGGGCACCGAAAAGGAGACAGCCAAGGCCCAGGAGCAGGCAGCGCCCAAGAAACCGTCGCGCAGCAAGGAGAACTCCGAGGTGCGGGAGCTGACGCCGCCGGAGGGCGCCGATCTGATGACCGCATCGATGATGGCCAAGAAGATCACGACCGAGGAGGAGGCCAAGGCCGCTTTGGCCGAGAGACGACGCCTGGCCCGCGAGGAGGCCGAACGACAGGCGGAATTAGAGCGCCAACGACTGGAAGCTGAACGCCTGGCAGAGATCAAGgcccaggaggaggaggccgaGCGCCAGCGCCTGTTCGAGGAGGAGTCCACTCGCCTGGCCGAGGAACAGCGCCGCGGCGAGGAGGAGCGTCTGCGCAAGGCCATCGAG GAAGCCCAGCAgcgcgaggaggaggagaaacGCAAGCGCGAGGATGAGGAGAAGCAGCGCGTGGAGCGCGAGGAGGCCGAGAAGAAGGCCAAGGAGGAGGCGGAGAAGCAGCGCGTCGAGGTGGCCGAGCGGCTCAAGCGGGAGGAGAAGGAGCGCGAGGAGCGCCGCAAGCGGGTGGAGGCCATCATGCTGCGCACCCGCAAGGGAGGAGCTGCCACCACACCCTCCAAG GACGCTAACGACAAGGCCGCTCCTGCCGCATCAGCTCCGGAGAAcaatagcagcagcaacagcagcgtcagtggcagcagcaacaactcgGCGGAGGGCTCGCCCAGCACTGCGGATTCCACGCCAGCGCCTACGGccacggaaacggaaacggtgCAGGAGCCACCCAACAGCCAGGCGATGTACGAGCAGTCGGTGCTAGACAAGGAGAACTCGCTGATCAACAGCTTCTCCACAATGATCATCGATGAGAACGCCAAGAACCTGCAGCAAGTGAGCAACGGCAAGTTGCTGGTGGACTTCGAGGGCACCAATACTGTGCCGGCAGTGGCCAATGGCAATGGTCACATCGAGAATGTCAACAACAAGAA CGACATCAATCTGCTGCAGGACGCAGTTGGTCCGGTCGCCACCCAACTGATTGACCTGAGCATCGAGTCACAAGATCTTCACCTGAACAATAATAACAGCTTGCTGACGAGCACAGCGGCAACCACCACGCTAGTCACTGCTGATAGTCACGAGAATAAAG ATATATCGCTGCTGTGA
- the LOC128259187 gene encoding protein split ends isoform X2 yields MASLGGQHENISNNPEVENTSKRSESREGSAERKASKDREEKLKYARDRQNEERHRKIEELRAQAEAAQRYREQKEEERRRRIEEIRVRDTEKRHQVEERKKAIFEAEKERREYILKKNQERESRIEVKRRDRNSIGFAFGSSTPRLLDVPADYGLVSPSAFWGQRRSTSISNVAGASLSRRSSERELADSGAKKRASSSTDRQDDHRRKSSSMYEVFNWGYSNDEPPKRFSLSIAGSEINIDGPANPNPPPTSNKQTANAHRPTNLTTTTATSTSTAGHNNFNNHNSYRKGEDSVDTSPMVFRSVYRRKTDLMPTIPSPRDGHYGSRSSLSTTPARTPGRAYSMNRLDQLAQPIRRNGEHMRAILERERRERELEMLDETASLGGGGRRGTAAARARRAGSAGSGSSTAAGIMSRSMTHLAGGGGGQRERGKYSLGGGISTSFRPLASGAGGQRDSTSKSMTQISSWSVYGSTAPPNHQMHHLRQSTLGLQTAATKKYLQSSFASASASSFNSASFRANWATGRGQQQQYAISTNPHRFLDLDPNSLLLMNSASLLVNAGSRSGNATPGGHFNSSRPGSAMSTSTNMSTSGLVPRRPATAPRKPRPASIAGTGMSLEEINKLKRDQKPPVKTTAASPSAQTTPKRTANLMSTSLIVTSSSSRLSSAEKKTPSKREPPVPKAASASKALPSRTASSERISRLSKEPKTKDNSAMTRSMIVTSSSSTTTTTKAAPAPAPAPAPVPVSAPAPEQNGMAKEVLLEKTAAEEPVPEAAPVPIEAPVAVPSVSKAEKEALNSEKTEEVVRQVEEEQTLLVEPVPEALIASINVEEKSDEGTEKETAKAQEQAAPKKPSRSKENSEVRELTPPEGADLMTASMMAKKITTEEEAKAALAERRRLAREEAERQAELERQRLEAERLAEIKAQEEEAERQRLFEEESTRLAEEQRRGEEERLRKAIEEAQQREEEEKRKREDEEKQRVEREEAEKKAKEEAEKQRVEVAERLKREEKEREERRKRVEAIMLRTRKGGAATTPSKDANDKAAPAASAPENNSSSNSSVSGSSNNSAEGSPSTADSTPAPTATETETVQEPPNSQAMYEQSVLDKENSLINSFSTMIIDENAKNLQQVSNGKLLVDFEGTNTVPAVANGNGHIENVNNKNDINLLQDAVGPVATQLIDLSIESQDLHLNNNNSLLTSTAATTTLVTADSHENKDISLL; encoded by the exons ATGGCGAGTCTTGGGGGTCAACACGAAAATATTTCGAATAATCCAGAAG TGGAAAACACATCCAAGCGATCCGAAAGTCGCGAGGGCAGTGCCGAGCGAAAAG CGTCCAAAGACCGCGAGGAGAAGCTGAAATATGCCCGCGATCGACAAAATGAGGAGCGGCACCGAAAGATCGAGGAGCTGCGCGCCCAAGCGGAGGCCGCCCAGCGGTATCGCGAACAAAAGGAGGAGGAGCGCCGACGGCGGATCGAGGAGATCCGCGTCCGGGACACAGAGAAGCGCCACCAGGTGGAGGAGCGCAAAAAGGCCATCTTCGAGGCCGAAAAGGAGCGTCGCGAGTATATTCTCAAAAAGAATCAG GAACGCGAATCCCGGATAGAAGTCAAAAGGCGGGACAGAAACTCAATCGGCTTCGCTTTTGGCTCCTCGACTCCCCGCCTGCTGGATGTGCCCGCGGATTATGGTCTGGTATCGCCCAGTGCCTTTTGGGGTCAGCGGAG ATCCACATCTATATCGAACGTAGCGGGCGCCTCGCTCTCACGTCGAAGTTCAGAGCGTGAACTTGCCGACAGTGGTGCTAAGAAGCGTGCCTCCTCCTCGACGGACAGACAAGATG ATCACCGACGCAAGTCTTCCTCCATGTACGAGGTGTTCAATTGGGGCTATTCCAATGACGAGCCGCCCAAGCGGTTCTCGCTCTCCATCGCCGGCAGCGAGATAAATATCGATGGGCCGGCCAATCCCAATCCGCCGCCCActtcaaacaaacaaacagccaACGCGCACAGACCTACAAATCTCACAACAACCACAGCAACAAGCACCTCAACTGCAGGCCACAACAACTTTAACAACCATAACTCGTATCGTAAGGGTGAGG ATAGCGTTGACACATCACCCATGGTGTTCCGAAGCGTTTACCGCAGGAAAACGGACCTCATGCCGACAATACCCAGCCCCCGAGACGGGCACTATGGTTCGCGCAGCTCCCTGAGCACCACGCCGGCCAGAACCCCAG GACGGGCGTACTCGATGAACCGCTTGGACCAGCTGGCGCAGCCGATTCGCCGGAACGGGGAGCACATGCGGGCCATCCTGGAGCGGGAGCGGCGCGAGCGGGAGCTGGAGATGCTGGACGAGACCGCCTCGCTGGGCGGCGGTGGGCGACGCGGCACGGCGGCGGCTCGAGCCCGTCGGGCGGGAAGCGCCGGTAGCGGCAGCTCCACTGCCGCCGGCATCATGTCCCGCAGCATGACCCATCTGgccggaggaggaggtggccaGCGGGAACGCGGAAAGTACTCGCTGGGCGGCGGAATCTCGACCAGCTTCCGACCGCTGGCCAGCGGAGCCGGCGGTCAGCGGGACTCCACCAGTAAGAGCATGACACAGATTAGCAGTTGGTCGGTTTATGGCAGCACAgcaccacccaaccaccaAATGCACCACCTGCGCCAGTCCACACTCGGCCTGCAAACTGCGGCAACTAAGAAATACCTCCAGTCATCATTTGCCTCAGCCTCAGCCTCATCCTTCAACTCTGCATCCTTCCGCGCGAACTGGGCGACTGGGcgtggccagcagcagcaatatgCGATCTCTACTAACCCCCACCGTTTTCTCGATCTCGATCCCAACTCATTGTTGCTCATGAACTCTGCTAGTTTGTTAGTGAATGCAG GCTCGCGATCGGGAAATGCCACGCCCGGCGGACACTTCAATAGCTCAAGGCCCGGCAGCGCCATGTCCACATCGACGAACATGTCCACATCCGGGCTGGTGCCCAGGCGACCGGCCACGGCGCCCCGGAAACCGAGGCCCGCCAGCATCGCCGGAACGGGCATGTCACTCGAGG AGATCAACAAACTGAAGAGGGATCAAAAGCCGCCCGTGAAGACGACAGCCGCCTCGCCATCCGCACAAACGACACCCAAACGAACTGCAAACCTGATGTCCACCTCCCTGATCGTGACCTCCAGCTCATCGCGGCTGAGCAGTGCCGAGAAGAAGACGCCTTCAAAGCGG GAACCTCCGGTGCCCAAGGCGGCATCCGCTTCCAAGGCTCTGCCAAGTCGCACGGCCAGTTCGGAGCGCATCAGCCGGCTCAGCAAGGAGCCGAAAACCAAGGACAACTCTGCGATGACCAGGTCCATGATTGTCACCAGCAGCAGTTCCACCACAACCACCACAAAAGCGGCTCCTGCACCTGCACCTGCACCGGCACCCGTACCCGTTTCCGCCCCTGCTCCCGAGCAGAATGGCATGGCCAAGGAGGTGCTGCTTGAGAAGACGGCCGCAGAGGAGCCAGTTCCTGAGGCAGCACCAGTTCCTATCGAGGCTCCCGTTGCCGTTCCTTCGGTAAGCAAGGCCGAGAAGGAGGCTCTGAACTCGGAGAAAACGGAAGAAGTGGTGCGCcaggtggaggaggagcaaACTTTATTAGTGGAACCCGTGCCGGAGGCTCTGATAGCCTCAATTAATGTAGAGGAAAAGTCGGACGAGGGCACCGAAAAGGAGACAGCCAAGGCCCAGGAGCAGGCAGCGCCCAAGAAACCGTCGCGCAGCAAGGAGAACTCCGAGGTGCGGGAGCTGACGCCGCCGGAGGGCGCCGATCTGATGACCGCATCGATGATGGCCAAGAAGATCACGACCGAGGAGGAGGCCAAGGCCGCTTTGGCCGAGAGACGACGCCTGGCCCGCGAGGAGGCCGAACGACAGGCGGAATTAGAGCGCCAACGACTGGAAGCTGAACGCCTGGCAGAGATCAAGgcccaggaggaggaggccgaGCGCCAGCGCCTGTTCGAGGAGGAGTCCACTCGCCTGGCCGAGGAACAGCGCCGCGGCGAGGAGGAGCGTCTGCGCAAGGCCATCGAG GAAGCCCAGCAgcgcgaggaggaggagaaacGCAAGCGCGAGGATGAGGAGAAGCAGCGCGTGGAGCGCGAGGAGGCCGAGAAGAAGGCCAAGGAGGAGGCGGAGAAGCAGCGCGTCGAGGTGGCCGAGCGGCTCAAGCGGGAGGAGAAGGAGCGCGAGGAGCGCCGCAAGCGGGTGGAGGCCATCATGCTGCGCACCCGCAAGGGAGGAGCTGCCACCACACCCTCCAAG GACGCTAACGACAAGGCCGCTCCTGCCGCATCAGCTCCGGAGAAcaatagcagcagcaacagcagcgtcagtggcagcagcaacaactcgGCGGAGGGCTCGCCCAGCACTGCGGATTCCACGCCAGCGCCTACGGccacggaaacggaaacggtgCAGGAGCCACCCAACAGCCAGGCGATGTACGAGCAGTCGGTGCTAGACAAGGAGAACTCGCTGATCAACAGCTTCTCCACAATGATCATCGATGAGAACGCCAAGAACCTGCAGCAAGTGAGCAACGGCAAGTTGCTGGTGGACTTCGAGGGCACCAATACTGTGCCGGCAGTGGCCAATGGCAATGGTCACATCGAGAATGTCAACAACAAGAA CGACATCAATCTGCTGCAGGACGCAGTTGGTCCGGTCGCCACCCAACTGATTGACCTGAGCATCGAGTCACAAGATCTTCACCTGAACAATAATAACAGCTTGCTGACGAGCACAGCGGCAACCACCACGCTAGTCACTGCTGATAGTCACGAGAATAAAG ATATATCGCTGCTGTGA
- the LOC128259187 gene encoding histone-lysine N-methyltransferase, H3 lysine-79 specific isoform X10, producing MASLGGQHENISNNPEVENTSKRSESREGSAERKAHALAPEKISNCSAGATLHWFAQVGGQIGAKEDDSQASKDREEKLKYARDRQNEERHRKIEELRAQAEAAQRYREQKEEERRRRIEEIRVRDTEKRHQVEERKKAIFEAEKERREYILKKNQERESRIEVKRRDRNSIGFAFGSSTPRLLDVPADYGLVSPSAFWGQRRSTSISNVAGASLSRRSSERELADSGAKKRASSSTDRQDDHRRKSSSMYEVFNWGYSNDEPPKRFSLSIAGSEINIDGPANPNPPPTSNKQTANAHRPTNLTTTTATSTSTAGHNNFNNHNSYRKGSRSGNATPGGHFNSSRPGSAMSTSTNMSTSGLVPRRPATAPRKPRPASIAGTGMSLEEINKLKRDQKPPVKTTAASPSAQTTPKRTANLMSTSLIVTSSSSRLSSAEKKTPSKREPPVPKAASASKALPSRTASSERISRLSKEPKTKDNSAMTRSMIVTSSSSTTTTTKAAPAPAPAPAPVPVSAPAPEQNGMAKEVLLEKTAAEEPVPEAAPVPIEAPVAVPSVSKAEKEALNSEKTEEVVRQVEEEQTLLVEPVPEALIASINVEEKSDEGTEKETAKAQEQAAPKKPSRSKENSEVRELTPPEGADLMTASMMAKKITTEEEAKAALAERRRLAREEAERQAELERQRLEAERLAEIKAQEEEAERQRLFEEESTRLAEEQRRGEEERLRKAIEEAQQREEEEKRKREDEEKQRVEREEAEKKAKEEAEKQRVEVAERLKREEKEREERRKRVEAIMLRTRKGGAATTPSKDANDKAAPAASAPENNSSSNSSVSGSSNNSAEGSPSTADSTPAPTATETETVQEPPNSQAMYEQSVLDKENSLINSFSTMIIDENAKNLQQVSNGKLLVDFEGTNTVPAVANGNGHIENVNNKNDINLLQDAVGPVATQLIDLSIESQDLHLNNNNSLLTSTAATTTLVTADSHENKDISLL from the exons ATGGCGAGTCTTGGGGGTCAACACGAAAATATTTCGAATAATCCAGAAG TGGAAAACACATCCAAGCGATCCGAAAGTCGCGAGGGCAGTGCCGAGCGAAAAG CCCACGCACTCGCACCTGAAAAGATTTCAAACTGCAGCGCCGGCGCAACCTTGCATTGGTTCGCCCAGGTGGGCGGTCAAATCGGCGCTAAAGAAGACGACTCTCAAG CGTCCAAAGACCGCGAGGAGAAGCTGAAATATGCCCGCGATCGACAAAATGAGGAGCGGCACCGAAAGATCGAGGAGCTGCGCGCCCAAGCGGAGGCCGCCCAGCGGTATCGCGAACAAAAGGAGGAGGAGCGCCGACGGCGGATCGAGGAGATCCGCGTCCGGGACACAGAGAAGCGCCACCAGGTGGAGGAGCGCAAAAAGGCCATCTTCGAGGCCGAAAAGGAGCGTCGCGAGTATATTCTCAAAAAGAATCAG GAACGCGAATCCCGGATAGAAGTCAAAAGGCGGGACAGAAACTCAATCGGCTTCGCTTTTGGCTCCTCGACTCCCCGCCTGCTGGATGTGCCCGCGGATTATGGTCTGGTATCGCCCAGTGCCTTTTGGGGTCAGCGGAG ATCCACATCTATATCGAACGTAGCGGGCGCCTCGCTCTCACGTCGAAGTTCAGAGCGTGAACTTGCCGACAGTGGTGCTAAGAAGCGTGCCTCCTCCTCGACGGACAGACAAGATG ATCACCGACGCAAGTCTTCCTCCATGTACGAGGTGTTCAATTGGGGCTATTCCAATGACGAGCCGCCCAAGCGGTTCTCGCTCTCCATCGCCGGCAGCGAGATAAATATCGATGGGCCGGCCAATCCCAATCCGCCGCCCActtcaaacaaacaaacagccaACGCGCACAGACCTACAAATCTCACAACAACCACAGCAACAAGCACCTCAACTGCAGGCCACAACAACTTTAACAACCATAACTCGTATCGTAAGG GCTCGCGATCGGGAAATGCCACGCCCGGCGGACACTTCAATAGCTCAAGGCCCGGCAGCGCCATGTCCACATCGACGAACATGTCCACATCCGGGCTGGTGCCCAGGCGACCGGCCACGGCGCCCCGGAAACCGAGGCCCGCCAGCATCGCCGGAACGGGCATGTCACTCGAGG AGATCAACAAACTGAAGAGGGATCAAAAGCCGCCCGTGAAGACGACAGCCGCCTCGCCATCCGCACAAACGACACCCAAACGAACTGCAAACCTGATGTCCACCTCCCTGATCGTGACCTCCAGCTCATCGCGGCTGAGCAGTGCCGAGAAGAAGACGCCTTCAAAGCGG GAACCTCCGGTGCCCAAGGCGGCATCCGCTTCCAAGGCTCTGCCAAGTCGCACGGCCAGTTCGGAGCGCATCAGCCGGCTCAGCAAGGAGCCGAAAACCAAGGACAACTCTGCGATGACCAGGTCCATGATTGTCACCAGCAGCAGTTCCACCACAACCACCACAAAAGCGGCTCCTGCACCTGCACCTGCACCGGCACCCGTACCCGTTTCCGCCCCTGCTCCCGAGCAGAATGGCATGGCCAAGGAGGTGCTGCTTGAGAAGACGGCCGCAGAGGAGCCAGTTCCTGAGGCAGCACCAGTTCCTATCGAGGCTCCCGTTGCCGTTCCTTCGGTAAGCAAGGCCGAGAAGGAGGCTCTGAACTCGGAGAAAACGGAAGAAGTGGTGCGCcaggtggaggaggagcaaACTTTATTAGTGGAACCCGTGCCGGAGGCTCTGATAGCCTCAATTAATGTAGAGGAAAAGTCGGACGAGGGCACCGAAAAGGAGACAGCCAAGGCCCAGGAGCAGGCAGCGCCCAAGAAACCGTCGCGCAGCAAGGAGAACTCCGAGGTGCGGGAGCTGACGCCGCCGGAGGGCGCCGATCTGATGACCGCATCGATGATGGCCAAGAAGATCACGACCGAGGAGGAGGCCAAGGCCGCTTTGGCCGAGAGACGACGCCTGGCCCGCGAGGAGGCCGAACGACAGGCGGAATTAGAGCGCCAACGACTGGAAGCTGAACGCCTGGCAGAGATCAAGgcccaggaggaggaggccgaGCGCCAGCGCCTGTTCGAGGAGGAGTCCACTCGCCTGGCCGAGGAACAGCGCCGCGGCGAGGAGGAGCGTCTGCGCAAGGCCATCGAG GAAGCCCAGCAgcgcgaggaggaggagaaacGCAAGCGCGAGGATGAGGAGAAGCAGCGCGTGGAGCGCGAGGAGGCCGAGAAGAAGGCCAAGGAGGAGGCGGAGAAGCAGCGCGTCGAGGTGGCCGAGCGGCTCAAGCGGGAGGAGAAGGAGCGCGAGGAGCGCCGCAAGCGGGTGGAGGCCATCATGCTGCGCACCCGCAAGGGAGGAGCTGCCACCACACCCTCCAAG GACGCTAACGACAAGGCCGCTCCTGCCGCATCAGCTCCGGAGAAcaatagcagcagcaacagcagcgtcagtggcagcagcaacaactcgGCGGAGGGCTCGCCCAGCACTGCGGATTCCACGCCAGCGCCTACGGccacggaaacggaaacggtgCAGGAGCCACCCAACAGCCAGGCGATGTACGAGCAGTCGGTGCTAGACAAGGAGAACTCGCTGATCAACAGCTTCTCCACAATGATCATCGATGAGAACGCCAAGAACCTGCAGCAAGTGAGCAACGGCAAGTTGCTGGTGGACTTCGAGGGCACCAATACTGTGCCGGCAGTGGCCAATGGCAATGGTCACATCGAGAATGTCAACAACAAGAA CGACATCAATCTGCTGCAGGACGCAGTTGGTCCGGTCGCCACCCAACTGATTGACCTGAGCATCGAGTCACAAGATCTTCACCTGAACAATAATAACAGCTTGCTGACGAGCACAGCGGCAACCACCACGCTAGTCACTGCTGATAGTCACGAGAATAAAG ATATATCGCTGCTGTGA